A window from Theropithecus gelada isolate Dixy chromosome 1, Tgel_1.0, whole genome shotgun sequence encodes these proteins:
- the LOC112609544 gene encoding late cornified envelope protein 1C-like, which produces MSCQQSQQQCQPPPKCTPKCPPKCPTQKCPPKCPPKCPPVSSCCSVSSGGCCGSSSGGCCSSGGCSCCLSHHRRRRSHCHRPQSSDRCSQPSGGSSCCGGGSGQHSGGCC; this is translated from the coding sequence ATGTCCTGCCAGCAGAGCCAGCAGCAGTGCCAGCCCCCTCCCAAGTGCACCCCCAAGTGCCCTCCCAAGTGCCCCACCCAGAAGTGCCCCCCAAAGTGTCCCCCTAAGTGCCCTCCGGTCTCTTCCTGCTGCAGTGTCAGCTCCGGAGGCTGCTGTGGCTCCAGCTCTGGGGGCTGCTGCAGCTCTGGGGGATGTAGTTGCTGTCTGAGCCACCACAGGCGCCGCAGGTCCCACTGCCACAGACCCCAGAGCTCTGACCGCTGCAGCCAGCCCTCGGGGGGCTCCAGCTGCTGTGGAGGGGGCAGTGGCCAGCACTCTGGAGGCTGCTGCTGA